The Acidimicrobiia bacterium DNA segment CCTCGTCCATGTAGTGCGTGGTGAGGAACATCGTCGTTTCCTCGCGTTCGCGCAACGTATCGACGTAGTCCCAGATGTGGACGCGCGTCTGCGGGTCGAGGCCGATCGTGGGCTCATCGAGGAACAGCACACGTGGTGAGTGCAAGAGTCCGCGCGCGATCTCGAGCCGGCGCTTCATGCCTCCTGAATAGAAGCGCACTTGCTGATCGGCGCGTTCGGTGAGTCCCACCATCTCGAGCAAAGGAGCCGCGCGCTCGCGCACACTCCCGGCGGGGTAGCCGTAGAGGACCGCGTGGAAGCTCAGGTTCTCGGCGCCCGTGAGGTAGTCGTCGAGCGTGAGCTCCTGGAACACGAGGCCGATGCTCGAACGGACGGCCCCCGGCTCGGTCCCCACGTCGTACCCGGCCACCCGCGCCGACCCGGCGCTTGGTCGCAGCAGGGTGCAGAGGATCGAGATCGTCGTGGTCTTGCCCGCACCGTTCGGGCCGAGGAACCCGAAGAGCTCCCCCGGTTCAACCGTGAACGACACATCGTCGACGGCCGTGAACTCGCCGAAGCGGCGCACGAGACCATCGACCTCGATCGCAGGTGCGGTGCCCATCGGCGGCAGTCTCTCACTTGGCCTCGCGGTCCCCGCGAGGATGGGACGGTGGACAACGACGAGCTCGACGAAGCAGTGCGCCGGGCCGACCTCGACGACCTCCTACGCATGGTCGACACACTGTGCTCGGTACGCGACTGGGACGGACTCGAGACGCTGCGGGATCGCTGTGCACGTGGCCACGAGACCGGCCGTCAGCTGTGGCCGGTGGCGTCCCACTCGGCGTACCGCCTCGCGCTCGAAGCCCCGGCACCGTGGGCGGCTGCAATGCTCGGCGACGACAGCGCCACATTCTCGCTCGGCCCGCTCCCCGAGGTCGCGGCGCAAGCCCACGAGTGGCACGACCTCGCGCCACATGTGCCTCGTGGCGTGCCCGCCGTGCTCGCCGCCCATGAACGCGTGATGCGCGGCGAGGACCTCTCCGACGTCGAGCTGCCCGGCCCAGCGGTCCTCGAGGTGCCGCTGAAGCTCATGGAGTGGGAGCCGCGCTACGCGCTTGCCGAGTACCGACCCGACGAGGCCGACTTCCCGATGCCTGACGTCCCGACGCTGCAACCAGCGGCGTTGCCGCCGGCACCCGGCGAGATCGAACGTGACGAGGCGAGCCGAGCACTCGTCGAGCTCGTGCGCGCATGGACGACCGGGTCGGACGGACACGCTGACGCCGTGTCCGTGCGCGGAGGTTCACTCGATGCGATCGCCGCGCTCGGTCACCGCCAGGCTCGTGCGGCACCGATCGACGCGGCGCGCGCGATGGCGCTGATGGCTTGGGCTGCCGCCAGCGGTGGCGCTCACGGCCGACGCGCGGGGGCGGCCGCGGGACGATTCGGCGCGTGGTGGGCCGCTGGCGCACTCACCGACCTCCTCGACGTGTGGCCGCCCGATCCCGATCGGTTGGGAGCGGAGCTAGCGCGGTTGGAGTTCGTGACCTGGGAGGGCGGTGAGTCCGACACCGGCTGGCGTCTGCATCTGGCGGTTGCGGACGACGCTCGGGGCCGCGCGTGGGCGATGGGCGGCACCGATGCGCGCTGATCTGTGTCGCGTCCTGACTCGTACAATCGTGGGCTGCCCTCCCACGCACTGAGCTTCTTCGGCCTCGAGTCGATCGACGAGCGGCGTTGGCGCATGCCCGTCGTCCGCGGGTTGTGCTCAGGGATGGGAACGCTGTTCGGAGGGTGCGCGCTCGGCGCATCGATCGAGATCCTCGAGCACATGACGGAGAGGCCGCTGGTGTGGGCCACCGCGCAGTTCTTGGAGTTCGCGCGCCCGCCGTCCGTCGTCGAGCTCGAAGCAACGGAGGTTGTGCACGGGCACGCGTCCTCGCAGGCGCGCGTGCTCGCGCACGTCGACGGTCAAGAGATCTTCACGGTCGTCGCCGCGCTCGGGCGACGCACGTTGCCGTGGGAGGGCGAGTGGGCAGTCCGGCCGGACCTGCCGTCGGTGGCAGACAGCAAGCCGCGCCCGCTCGCACCCCGTTTCGAGGGCACGATCGCAGAGCGGCTCGCCATGCGCCTTGCGAACGGGAGAGACACCGAGCACCTCGACGGCACGCCGACGCCTGACGGGCGAAGCGCGCTGTGGGTGCGGGTGCCCTTCGGCACCGAGGCGACAGCGGCCGCGCTCGCGATCGTGGCCGACTACGTGCCTTTCGGGGTGGGCCAGGCCCTCGGACACCAGATCTCGGGCAACAGCATCGACAACACGCTGCGCCTGGTCCGGGCGGGTACGACGGAGTGGGTGCTTGCCGACGTGCGGGTACAGGCGGTGTCCGGTGGATTCGGGCACGGCGTCGTACACCTGTGGGCGGAGGACGGCACACTGCTGGCGACCGCAAGCCAGTCCGTCATCGTGCGCGACCAGCACACCGGGTCGGATGACCCGGAGCGGCGAACGTCCCAACCGGCGGCGGTGAGGCGACCGGGCGGCTTTGCCGACCCGGCGCCGGCGGAGACGAAGCCTGCGGAGTCGACCAGAGATGCAGGTACCCTGCCGCCGAGTGAGCCCGACCAAGGTTGATGAGGCAAGCCAAATGAGTGTGCCTCAGCGCTTCGGGATCACGGTCCCGTTCGAGGGCGTCCCGTTGCACGAGCACAAGGCGTGGTTCGAAGAGCTGGAGCGCCTCGGGTACACCGATGTGTGGTCAGCCGAGGCCGGGGCCTTCGACGCGTTCACGCCGCTCGCGCTCGCGGCGGCGTGGGCACCGTCGCTCCGGCTCGGTACCGCGATCGTGCCTGCGTACACGCGCGGAGCGGCCACGATCGCTCAGACGGTCGCCGCGATGTGCTCAGCCGCGCCTGGTCGATTCGCGCTCGGAATCGGCGCGTCGTCCGACGTGATCGTGCACAACTGGAACGGCATCCCGTTCGAGCATCCGTACCAGCGAGTGCGCGACACCATCCGCTTCCTGCGGGCCGCGCTCGCCGGCGAAAAGGTGACTGCCGAGTACGAGACGTTCGCGGTGAAGGGGTTCCGGCTCGGTGCTGCGGTTCCTGAGATGCCGCCGATCCTCGTTGCTGCGTTGCGTCCCGGCATGCTGCGCCTCGCCGGCCGCGAGGGTGACGGCGCGATCATCAACTGGCTGTCGGCCGAAGACGTCAAGACGGTGGTGCCTCATGTGGGCGAGGGCAAGGAGATCGTTGCCCGTATCTTCGTGCTCGCCACCACCGACCGCGACCTCGTGCGTTTCGTGGGTCGACGCTCGATCGCCGCGTACCTGAACGTGCCCGTCTACGCGCAATTCCACGAGTGGCTCGGGCGCGGCGCCGCACTCGCTCCGATGTGGGACGCCTGGAAGTCGGGCGACCGTGCCGCGGCAACCGAGGCGATCCCCGACGAGCTCGTCGACCAGCTCATCGTGCACGGCACGGCCGACGAGATCCGCGAGCACCTGGCTCGGTTCACCGCCAACGGTGTGACGACTCCCGCGCCGGCGATCCTCGGTTCGGGCGAAGAGGTGCGAGAGGTCGTGCGGGCGCTGGCGCCCGGAGCCTGATTCTGCTCTCGGCGCGGTCGCCCGTTCTGGAGCTAGCCCGCGACCGAGACGGCGTCGCGGGTCCGTTGGCGGATCTTCGCCAGTCGGAGCGCGGCCAGCAGTCGGACCGTCCACCAACCGAAGTCGATCTCACCGAAGCGCTCGGAGAATCGCGCGGAGGTAGGCGCGTTGTGGTGGTTGTTGTGCAGGCCCTCGCCCAGCGTGAAGAGCGCGAGAACTCGGCCGTT contains these protein-coding regions:
- a CDS encoding LLM class F420-dependent oxidoreductase, encoding MPQRFGITVPFEGVPLHEHKAWFEELERLGYTDVWSAEAGAFDAFTPLALAAAWAPSLRLGTAIVPAYTRGAATIAQTVAAMCSAAPGRFALGIGASSDVIVHNWNGIPFEHPYQRVRDTIRFLRAALAGEKVTAEYETFAVKGFRLGAAVPEMPPILVAALRPGMLRLAGREGDGAIINWLSAEDVKTVVPHVGEGKEIVARIFVLATTDRDLVRFVGRRSIAAYLNVPVYAQFHEWLGRGAALAPMWDAWKSGDRAAATEAIPDELVDQLIVHGTADEIREHLARFTANGVTTPAPAILGSGEEVREVVRALAPGA
- a CDS encoding ATP-binding cassette domain-containing protein — translated: MGTAPAIEVDGLVRRFGEFTAVDDVSFTVEPGELFGFLGPNGAGKTTTISILCTLLRPSAGSARVAGYDVGTEPGAVRSSIGLVFQELTLDDYLTGAENLSFHAVLYGYPAGSVRERAAPLLEMVGLTERADQQVRFYSGGMKRRLEIARGLLHSPRVLFLDEPTIGLDPQTRVHIWDYVDTLREREETTMFLTTHYMDEAERCDRIAIIDQGRIVAIDTPDALKNSVGLDTVTLETSDDRLALEQIERELGITGELTDEGLRLRVPEGESFVPRLFGLLTVNVQNVAMHRPSLDDVFIEYTGRDIRDAEAGATDRFKMNPMVRGFRKEGS
- a CDS encoding acyl-CoA thioesterase translates to MPVVRGLCSGMGTLFGGCALGASIEILEHMTERPLVWATAQFLEFARPPSVVELEATEVVHGHASSQARVLAHVDGQEIFTVVAALGRRTLPWEGEWAVRPDLPSVADSKPRPLAPRFEGTIAERLAMRLANGRDTEHLDGTPTPDGRSALWVRVPFGTEATAAALAIVADYVPFGVGQALGHQISGNSIDNTLRLVRAGTTEWVLADVRVQAVSGGFGHGVVHLWAEDGTLLATASQSVIVRDQHTGSDDPERRTSQPAAVRRPGGFADPAPAETKPAESTRDAGTLPPSEPDQG